From the genome of Mycobacterium kansasii ATCC 12478:
GGCAACGTCACCTACCGCGGAACCGAAGTCGGCAGGGTCGAAAGCGTGCGGCTCACCGATACCGGCGTCGCGGCGGTGCTCTCGCTCAACTCGGGTGTCGACATCCCCTCCGATGTCGACGCCCAGGTGCACAGCCAGTCGGCGGTGGGTGAGCAGTATGTCACGTTGCTGCCGCGCCGGGAGTCCCCACCGCTCAAGGACGGGGATGTCATTCCGGCCGAACGCGTTTCGGTGCCGCCGGATCTGGACACGTTGCTGGATACGGTGAACCGGGGCATGGAGTCGATCCCGCGCGACAGCCTGAAGACGACGGTCGACGAGGCCTATACCGCGGTGGGGGGCCTCGGGCCGGATATTGCCCGGCTGGTCACCGGAGCCGGTTCGCTGTCCATCGAAGCGCGTAGGAACCTGGGTCCGTTACTCACCCTGATCGACCAGTCCAAGCCGGTGCTGGATGCGCAGGCCGACTCGCCGGATGCGGTACAACAGTGGGCCGCGCGTCTGGCCGACCTCAGCCGGGGGCTGCAGCGCAACGACACCGCCGTCCGGACCGTGCTGCAACAAGCGGGCCCGGCCGCCGCGGAAGTCCGGCAATTGTTCGACCGGGTCAATCCGACACTGCCGGTGCTGCTGTCCAATCTGATCGGCGTCGGTCAGGTTGCGGTCAGCTATCACCCCGCCATCGAGCAGTTGCTGGTGCTGCTGCCCCAGGCGGTGGCCACCATTCAGGCGATCGGCGTGCCCAACCGCAACACCAAGCAGGGCTACAAGGGCGTCTTCCTCAGCTTCAACATGCGACTCAACCTGCCGCCGCCGTGCACCACCGGCTACCTGCCGGCCCAGCAGCGCCGAGTGCCGTCTTGGGAGGACTACCCCGACCGCCCCGCCGGCGACCTGTACTGCCGGGTGCCGCAGGACTCGCCGAACAACGTCCGCGGCGTTCGCAATACGCCGTGCGTCGGCCACCCCGGCAAACGCGCCCCGACGGTCGCGATGTGTGAGAGCGATGAGAGCTATGTTCCGCTCAACGACGGCTACAACTGGAAGGGCGACCCGAACGCCACACTGTCGGGCCAGCCCGTTCCGCAACTGCCCCCCGCCGCACCGCCCGCGCCGGGCGCCCCGGCACCGGCCCCACCACCCGGCGCACCGCCCGCGCCGAGCGCCCCGGCACCGGCCCCACCACCGTTTCCGATAGCTGCCGCAGAATACGACCCGGCTACCGGTACCTACGTCGGCCCGGACGGGCAGGTCTACACCCGATCCGATCTGGCTGCGGCCGGCGGGAAGGAGCGCACATGGCAGTCGATGTTGCTGCCCCCGAATTGAGCGAGTCGGCCGAGGCGCCGCCCAGCGGTCTGGGCACCGCTCGGCCGGCGGTGCTGGCCATGCTGGTGGTGGTGCTTGGGTTGGCCGGGCTGGTCGCCTTCCTGGGATACCGCGTCCATCAGTCGCAGCAGACCGAGCAGCAGACCGAGCAGCAGAGCAGGCTCTTTCTGCAGGCCGGTCGCCAGGGGGCGCTGAACCTCACCACCATTGACTTCCGCCAGGCCAACGCCGACGTGCAACGCATCCTGGATGGGGCAATGGGCCAGCTCTACGACAACTTCGCCAAGCGATCGCAGCCGTACATCGACGTCGTGGTGCGGACCCAGTCGAAATCGGTCGGCACGGTGACGGAAGCGGCGCTGGAATCGCAGTCCGGCGACCAGGCGCAGGTGCTGGTTGCCGTGACCGTGAAAACGTCGAACATCTATGCGGCCCAAGAGGAATCGCGAGCATGGCGGATGCGGCTGTGGGTGCGGCGGGTGGGCGCGCAGGCCAAGGTCTCCAACGTGGAATTCGTGCCGTGAGTACGCCACCGCCGGCAACCGCCGAATCCGGCACCGCGACCACCACCGACGCCGCCGATGCGCACCGCCGAATGGGGTGGCCGCGGCTGCTGGCCTACGGTGTGCTGCCGGGCCTGGCGTTGGCGCTCGCGCTGCTGGCCGGTTTCCTGAAGTGGCAATGCTCGTCCGCGCCGGACAGCACCGGCCGCATCGAGGTGATCCAGGCGGCGCGGGCAGCGACGGTCGAGTTGCTGTCCTACCGGCCCGACACGGCCGAGCGCGACCTCGGTGCCGCACGTGACCGGCTGACCGGCCGCTTCAAAGACGAATACACGTCGCTGACCCGCGACGTGGTCATCCCCGGCGCCAAGCGGAAACAGATTTCGGCGGTTGCCACCGTACCGGCCGCGGCGGCGGTGTCGGCCCAGCCGAACCACGGGGTGGTGCTGCTGTTCGTCAACCAGACGACGATTGTGGGCACCGAAGCGCCCACCTACACCGCATCCAGCGTCCGGGTGACGTTGGACAAGGTCGACGGACGCTGGCTGATCTCCGGGTTCGATCCGGTCTGAGGTCAATGCTTCCGAGCGCCAAGGGGTTTCGTGGCAGACCCGGGCAGCTCGTTCCATCTTCGTTGTAGCTCGCGTTCCGCGGCCGTCGGAATGAGGCCGGCGGGCGCGAACAGCTTCGAGGGCACCGGCTCATCTTCGGCCAACGGCCGGCCAGATCCACGAATTGTCTTGAACGCCACGACAACCCCGGTGACAAACACCACCATGACGACCGTCGCGAAGACGATCGACAGGGTGCCTTGGATGAAGGTGTTTCTGATCACGTCGTCGAGCTGGTCGGCATTGGCCGCCGAACCGAACGCCGTCTTGCCGGCGTTTCGGGCCGCCAGATACTGGTAGTGCTGAGTCCAGTAGCCGACCGCCGGGTCGGCGGAAAACACCTTCTGCCACGACGCCGTCAGCGTGACGGCCAGATCCCACAGCAACGGCACCCCGGGTATCCAGGCCCACTTCAGGTGGCCCTTCTTGATGACCACGACCGTGATCACGGTCAGCGAGATCGCCGCCAGCAGCTGGTTGGCGATGCCGTAGAGCGGGAACAGTGTGTTGATGCCACCGAGCGGATCGGTGACGCCGAGCAGCAGGATGCTGCCCCAGGCGGCGACCATTGCCAGGCTGCACGCCCAGACGCCCGGGCGCCAGCCGGGATTCTGCAGTTTGCGCAGCGGCCCGCCGAGGTTGCTCAGCGCGTCGGAGACCAGGAAACGCGCGGCGCGGGTGCCGGCATCGAGGGTGGTCAGGATGAACAGCGCCTCGAACATGATCGCGAAGTGGTACCAGAAGGCCTTGAGGTCCATGCCGCCGAACACCCGGTGCAACATCTCGGACATGCCGAAGGCCAGCGTCGGCGCCCCGCCGGTGCGTGAGACGATCGAGCGCTCGCCCACGCTGGCGGCGGCCTGACTGATCTGTTCCGCGGTAGCCGGGTTCCCGCGCAAGCCGAGCCCGTTGACGTACTGGGCGGCGCTAGCCGCGGTGCCGCCGGTTTGCGCCGCCGGGGCGTTGAGCGCGAAGTACAGATGCTGGTCCAGGATCGACGCCGTC
Proteins encoded in this window:
- a CDS encoding MCE family protein produces the protein MPPLSRRILVQLAIFVIVALVGGAVMIFNYIQLPAMFGIGRYRVTVQLPQAAGLYPSGNVTYRGTEVGRVESVRLTDTGVAAVLSLNSGVDIPSDVDAQVHSQSAVGEQYVTLLPRRESPPLKDGDVIPAERVSVPPDLDTLLDTVNRGMESIPRDSLKTTVDEAYTAVGGLGPDIARLVTGAGSLSIEARRNLGPLLTLIDQSKPVLDAQADSPDAVQQWAARLADLSRGLQRNDTAVRTVLQQAGPAAAEVRQLFDRVNPTLPVLLSNLIGVGQVAVSYHPAIEQLLVLLPQAVATIQAIGVPNRNTKQGYKGVFLSFNMRLNLPPPCTTGYLPAQQRRVPSWEDYPDRPAGDLYCRVPQDSPNNVRGVRNTPCVGHPGKRAPTVAMCESDESYVPLNDGYNWKGDPNATLSGQPVPQLPPAAPPAPGAPAPAPPPGAPPAPSAPAPAPPPFPIAAAEYDPATGTYVGPDGQVYTRSDLAAAGGKERTWQSMLLPPN